A single region of the Betta splendens chromosome 12, fBetSpl5.4, whole genome shotgun sequence genome encodes:
- the smtna gene encoding smoothelin has protein sequence MESKTDGGSTALAIEELAAIEDEEVLNKMLDKAVDFEERRRIRAALRDLLKKKREKREQERGSRQQDMRQQGLSKGGTTAGGVSTGRASMNQQPSTHKPAVQASSSAAFTRTSGNPAPASAQKCLPAAAPNAKNVKQMLLDWCRAKTEPYEGVDIQNFSSSWKDGIAFCALVHRFFPDAFEYSILNPNKPRENFQLAFATAERLAGCPPLLDADDLVRMQEPDWKCVYTYIQEFYRCLVEKGLVKTKKRP, from the exons ATGGAGTCAAAAACTGACGGTGGGTCAACAGCGCTGGCCATCGAAGAACTGGCTGCTATTGAGGATGAAGAGGTTCTTAACAAGATG CTGGACAAAGCTGTAGATTTCGAAGAAAGGCGACGGATTCGTGCTGCATTAAGGGACCTGCTCAAGAAAAAGAGAG AGAAACGGGAGCAGGAACGGGGATCGAGGCAGCAGGACATGAGGCAGCAAGGCCTGAGCAAAGGAGGAACCACAGCAGGAGGCGTCAGCACAGGACGAGCCTCTATGAACCAGCAGCCATCAACGCACA AACCAGCAGTCCAGGcctcttcatctgctgcttttacCAGGACATCCGGCAA TCCCGCTCCGGCCTCAGCCCAGAAAtgtcttcctgctgcagcacccaATGCAAAAAATGTTAAACAGATGCTTCTGGACTGGTGCAGGGCCAAAACAGAGCCATATGAG GGGGTAGACATCCAGAACTTCTCCTCCAGTTGGAAGGACGGCATAGCCTTCTGCGCCCTGGTCCACCGCTTCTTCCCCGATGCCTTCGAATACTCCATCCTCAACCCCAACAAGCCCAGGGAAAACTTCCAGCTGGCTTTCGCCACTGCAGA GAGACTGGCCGGCTGCCCGCCGCTGCTGGACGCCGATGACTTGGTGCGGATGCAGGAGCCCGACTGGAagtgtgtgtacacatacatCCAGGAGTTCTACCGCTGCCTGGTGGAGAAGGGCCTGGTCAAAACCAAAAAGCGGCCATGA